One genomic segment of Lampris incognitus isolate fLamInc1 chromosome 2, fLamInc1.hap2, whole genome shotgun sequence includes these proteins:
- the crebzf gene encoding CREB/ATF bZIP transcription factor isoform X2 translates to MITRRKGLTLNNVVQHLDGELTDAIETVESLQSPSEWLPTEDANSELDDLFGIEDFKWTFERDTDSPFFDMGLGMYSSKDRDSSIASKTPSPERVSSDSKTKRRHSPSGHIINKNAIAARLNRLKKKEYINGLEKQVGFLSTENHMLKQENSQLTKRVEELEDETRYLRAVLANESMLAQLLSRLSGVNGMKLSSSLLQGPNSNDYDHDYALPRKRVKVEEKETSAGVCLHVDKNHVSVEFCTKCAESASSSLKM, encoded by the coding sequence ATGATCACCAGAAGAAAAGGCCTTACTCTAAACAACGTTGTTCAGCACCTCGACGGTGAACTTACAGATGCCATAGAGACGGTAGAAAGTTTACAGAGTCCATCTGAGTGGTTGCCAACGGAGGATGCCAACTCTGAACTGGATGACTTGTTTGGAATTGAAGACTTCAAATGGACTTTTGAAAGGGATACAGACTCGCCGTTCTTTGATATGGGATTGGGTATGTACAGCAGCAAGGATCGCGATTCTAGTATAGCGTCCAAGACCCCGTCTCCTGAGAGAGTTTCTTCTGATTCAAAGACTAAGAGAAGACACAGCCCGTCTGGCCACATAATTAATAAAAATGCCATTGCTGCCAGATTGAACCGTCTCAAGAAGAAAGAGTATATCAATGGTTTGGAGAAGCAAGTGGGGTTTCTGTCAACGGAAAATCACATGCTCAAACAGGAAAACTCACAATTGACCAAGAGAGTGGAAGAATTAGAGGATGAGACCAGGTATCTAAGGGCCGTGTTGGCCAACGAGAGCATGTTAGCCCAGCTCTTGTCCAGGTTGAGCGGTGTGAATGGGATGAAATTATCTTCCTCACTTTTACAGGGGCCCAACTCAAATGACTATGACCATGACTATGCCTTACCCAGGAAACGTGTGAAAGTGGAGGAGAAAGAGACATCTGCTGGAGTGTGCCTGCACGTGGACAAGAACCACGTCTCTGTGGAGTTCTGCACTAAGTGTGCAGAGAGTGCAAGCTCGTCACTCAAAATGTAG
- the crebzf gene encoding CREB/ATF bZIP transcription factor isoform X1 produces the protein MITRRKGLTLNNVVQHLDGELTDAIETVESLQSPSEWLPTEDANSELDDLFGIEDFKWTFERDTDSPFFDMGLGMYSSKDRDSSIASKTPSPERVSSDSKTKRRHSPSGHIINKNAIAARLNRLKKKEYINGLEKQVGFLSTENHMLKQENSQLTKRVEELEDETRYLRAVLANESMLAQLLSRLSGVNGMKLSSSLLQGPNSNDYDHDYALPRKRVKVEEKETSAGVCLHVDKNHVSVEFCTKCAESASSSLKIFLLGHG, from the exons ATGATCACCAGAAGAAAAGGCCTTACTCTAAACAACGTTGTTCAGCACCTCGACGGTGAACTTACAGATGCCATAGAGACGGTAGAAAGTTTACAGAGTCCATCTGAGTGGTTGCCAACGGAGGATGCCAACTCTGAACTGGATGACTTGTTTGGAATTGAAGACTTCAAATGGACTTTTGAAAGGGATACAGACTCGCCGTTCTTTGATATGGGATTGGGTATGTACAGCAGCAAGGATCGCGATTCTAGTATAGCGTCCAAGACCCCGTCTCCTGAGAGAGTTTCTTCTGATTCAAAGACTAAGAGAAGACACAGCCCGTCTGGCCACATAATTAATAAAAATGCCATTGCTGCCAGATTGAACCGTCTCAAGAAGAAAGAGTATATCAATGGTTTGGAGAAGCAAGTGGGGTTTCTGTCAACGGAAAATCACATGCTCAAACAGGAAAACTCACAATTGACCAAGAGAGTGGAAGAATTAGAGGATGAGACCAGGTATCTAAGGGCCGTGTTGGCCAACGAGAGCATGTTAGCCCAGCTCTTGTCCAGGTTGAGCGGTGTGAATGGGATGAAATTATCTTCCTCACTTTTACAGGGGCCCAACTCAAATGACTATGACCATGACTATGCCTTACCCAGGAAACGTGTGAAAGTGGAGGAGAAAGAGACATCTGCTGGAGTGTGCCTGCACGTGGACAAGAACCACGTCTCTGTGGAGTTCTGCACTAAGTGTGCAGAGAGTGCAAGCTCGTCACTCAAAAT TTTTCTTCTAGGTCATGGTTGA